Proteins from one Microbacterium sp. Root553 genomic window:
- the sufB gene encoding Fe-S cluster assembly protein SufB produces MSDVLIDRPELDGLGVYEFGWHDADAAGAIAKRGISEEVVRGISALKQEPEWMLNTRLKGYQLFGRKPMPTWGADLSEIDFDNIKYFVRSTEKQAQSWEDLPAEIRETYERLGIPEAERQRLVAGVAAQYESEVVYHQIREDLEEQGVIFMDTDTALREHPEFFEEYFGSVIPAGDNKFAALNTAVWSGGSFVYVPKGVHVEIPLQAYFRINTENMGQFERTLIIADEDSYVHYIEGCTAPIYKSDSLHSAVVEIIVKKNARVRYTTIQNWSNNVYNLVTKRAVAHEGATMEWVDGNIGSKVTMKYPSIYLMGEHAKGETLSVAFAGPGQHQDAGAKMIHMAPYTQSSIVSKSIARGGGRAGYRGEVRVDANAHHSANTVRCDALLVDTKSRSDTYPAIDIRVDDVQLGHEATVSKVSEEQLFYLQSRGMPEDEAMAMIVRGFIEPIARELPMEYAMELNKLIEMGMEGSVG; encoded by the coding sequence ATGTCGGATGTGCTGATCGACCGCCCGGAGCTTGACGGCCTGGGGGTGTATGAATTCGGATGGCACGACGCGGACGCCGCCGGAGCGATCGCCAAGCGAGGCATCTCGGAAGAGGTGGTCCGCGGGATCTCGGCGCTCAAGCAGGAACCCGAATGGATGCTGAACACCCGTCTCAAGGGGTACCAGCTCTTCGGACGCAAGCCGATGCCCACCTGGGGCGCCGACCTCAGTGAGATCGATTTCGACAACATCAAGTACTTCGTGCGCTCCACGGAGAAGCAGGCGCAGTCCTGGGAGGACCTGCCTGCCGAGATCCGGGAGACCTACGAGCGTCTCGGCATCCCCGAGGCCGAGCGTCAGCGCCTGGTCGCCGGTGTCGCGGCGCAGTACGAGTCCGAGGTCGTCTATCACCAGATCCGCGAGGACCTGGAGGAGCAGGGCGTCATCTTCATGGACACCGACACCGCGCTGCGCGAGCACCCCGAGTTCTTCGAGGAGTACTTCGGATCGGTGATCCCCGCCGGCGACAACAAGTTCGCCGCGCTGAACACGGCCGTCTGGTCGGGCGGATCGTTCGTCTACGTCCCCAAGGGCGTCCACGTCGAGATCCCGCTGCAGGCCTACTTCCGCATCAACACCGAGAACATGGGCCAGTTCGAGCGGACCCTGATCATCGCCGACGAAGACAGCTACGTGCACTACATCGAGGGCTGCACGGCGCCGATCTACAAGTCGGACTCGCTGCACTCGGCGGTCGTCGAGATCATCGTGAAGAAGAACGCCCGCGTTCGGTACACGACGATCCAGAACTGGTCGAACAACGTCTACAACCTCGTCACCAAGCGTGCGGTCGCGCACGAGGGCGCGACGATGGAGTGGGTCGACGGCAACATCGGCTCCAAGGTGACGATGAAGTACCCGTCGATCTATCTGATGGGCGAGCACGCCAAGGGCGAGACGCTCTCGGTCGCCTTCGCCGGACCCGGCCAGCACCAGGATGCGGGCGCCAAGATGATCCACATGGCGCCGTACACGCAGTCGTCGATCGTGTCGAAGTCGATCGCCCGTGGCGGTGGACGTGCCGGTTACCGCGGTGAGGTGCGGGTGGACGCGAACGCGCACCACTCCGCCAACACCGTGCGATGCGACGCTCTGCTGGTCGACACCAAGTCGCGCTCCGACACCTACCCGGCGATCGACATCCGCGTCGACGACGTGCAGCTCGGTCACGAGGCCACGGTGTCGAAGGTCAGCGAGGAGCAGCTCTTCTACCTGCAGTCCCGCGGCATGCCCGAGGACGAGGCCATGGCCATGATCGTGCGCGGTTTCATCGAGCCGATCGCGCGTGAGCTGCCGATGGAGTACGCGATGGAACTCAACAAGCTCATCGAAATGGGCATGGAAGGATCGGTCGGCTAA
- the sufD gene encoding Fe-S cluster assembly protein SufD yields MAASTTAPSEAQHTNAHIDPAAQVSDAGFVPVQTRSERPHSFDPADFGSPTGREVNWKHTPVSKLSALFAVAATAEGVGYSFRSGEQYVSAPLTAGTAPRGEVFLAEDVTAAVAWQGATDALHIRIPREEEVAEPILVSVEGLGAELRADAHIVIEALEHSSATVVLQHTGAAQYSQNVEIIVRDGATLTVISLQQWQDEAVHASAHQARVDADATLKHFVISFGGGVVRVNPSVELAGAGSEGYLYGLSYADAGQHLESQVYLHHKGPHTKGDVLYKGALQGESAHSVWIGDVLIGADATGTDSYEANRNLVLTEGARADSIPNLEIETGDILGAGHASATGRFDDEQLFYLQARGISEEEARRLVVLGFLTDIVQRLGIPELESELLAAIETELSEVSA; encoded by the coding sequence ATGGCGGCCTCGACGACGGCGCCCAGCGAGGCGCAGCATACGAACGCGCACATCGACCCCGCAGCACAGGTCTCGGATGCCGGGTTCGTTCCCGTGCAGACCCGCTCGGAGCGCCCCCACTCGTTCGACCCGGCGGACTTCGGTTCGCCCACGGGCCGTGAGGTGAACTGGAAGCACACTCCGGTGTCCAAGCTCTCCGCGCTGTTCGCGGTCGCGGCGACGGCCGAGGGCGTGGGCTACTCGTTCCGCTCCGGCGAGCAGTACGTCTCGGCACCCCTGACCGCGGGCACCGCGCCTCGTGGTGAGGTCTTCCTCGCTGAGGACGTCACAGCCGCCGTCGCGTGGCAGGGGGCGACCGACGCGTTGCACATCCGTATCCCTCGCGAGGAGGAGGTCGCTGAGCCGATCCTCGTCTCCGTCGAGGGACTCGGGGCCGAACTGCGCGCCGACGCCCACATCGTGATCGAGGCGCTCGAGCACAGCTCCGCCACGGTAGTGCTGCAGCACACGGGTGCCGCCCAGTACTCGCAGAACGTCGAGATCATCGTGCGCGACGGCGCCACGCTCACCGTCATCAGCCTGCAGCAGTGGCAGGACGAGGCCGTGCATGCGTCCGCGCATCAGGCACGGGTCGACGCGGATGCCACGCTCAAGCACTTCGTGATCAGCTTCGGCGGAGGCGTCGTGCGCGTCAACCCGAGCGTGGAGCTCGCCGGAGCCGGTTCCGAGGGGTACCTCTACGGTCTGTCCTATGCCGACGCCGGCCAGCACCTCGAGAGCCAGGTCTACCTGCACCACAAGGGACCGCACACGAAGGGCGACGTCCTCTACAAGGGTGCTCTGCAGGGCGAGAGCGCGCACAGCGTCTGGATCGGCGACGTGCTGATCGGCGCCGATGCGACGGGCACCGACTCGTACGAGGCCAACCGCAACCTGGTGCTCACCGAAGGCGCTCGCGCCGACTCGATCCCGAACCTCGAGATCGAGACCGGGGACATCCTCGGTGCAGGTCACGCCAGCGCGACGGGTCGTTTCGACGACGAGCAGCTGTTCTACCTGCAGGCTCGGGGGATCAGTGAGGAGGAAGCGCGCCGCCTCGTGGTGCTCGGCTTCCTCACCGACATCGTGCAGCGCCTCGGAATTCCCGAGCTGGAATCCGAGCTGCTCGCCGCCATCGAGACCGAACTCTCCGAGGTGAGCGCGTGA
- the sufC gene encoding Fe-S cluster assembly ATPase SufC: MSVLEIRDLHVTVETDAGTTPILNGITLTMNTGETHAIMGPNGSGKSTLAYTIAGHPKYTVTSGSITFDGNDVLAMSVDERARAGLFLAMQYPVEIPGVTVTNFLRTAKTALDGEAPAIRGWTKDVKAAMANLRMDPKFAQRNVNEGFSGGEKKRHEILQLEVLKPQFAILDETDSGLDVDALKIVSEGVNRAKESTGLGVLLITHYTRILRYIRPDFVHVVVAGKIVEEGGPELADRLEDEGYDRFLDPAAPIEA, encoded by the coding sequence ATGTCTGTTCTCGAAATCCGCGACCTCCATGTGACGGTCGAGACCGATGCGGGGACCACCCCGATCCTCAACGGAATCACGCTGACCATGAACACCGGCGAGACGCACGCGATCATGGGGCCCAACGGCTCCGGCAAGTCGACGCTCGCGTACACGATCGCCGGTCACCCCAAGTACACCGTGACGTCGGGGTCCATCACGTTCGACGGCAACGACGTCCTCGCGATGTCCGTCGACGAGCGCGCCCGTGCCGGACTGTTCCTCGCCATGCAGTACCCGGTCGAGATCCCCGGCGTGACGGTGACGAACTTCCTCCGCACGGCCAAGACGGCTCTCGACGGTGAGGCTCCCGCGATCCGCGGCTGGACCAAGGACGTCAAGGCGGCCATGGCCAACCTGCGCATGGACCCGAAGTTCGCTCAGCGCAACGTCAACGAGGGCTTCTCGGGCGGCGAGAAGAAGCGCCACGAGATCCTGCAGCTCGAGGTCCTCAAGCCGCAGTTCGCGATCCTCGACGAGACCGACTCCGGCCTCGACGTCGACGCGCTGAAGATCGTCTCCGAGGGCGTCAACCGTGCTAAGGAGTCCACCGGTCTCGGCGTGCTCCTGATCACGCACTACACGCGCATCCTCCGCTACATCCGCCCCGACTTCGTGCACGTGGTCGTCGCCGGCAAGATCGTCGAAGAGGGTGGCCCCGAGCTCGCCGACCGGCTCGAGGACGAGGGATACGACCGCTTCCTCGACCCCGCCGCCCCCATCGAGGCGTAG
- a CDS encoding heme o synthase yields the protein MSDQTVVKKSIGRTVKAYVALTKPRVLELLLVSTVPVMFLAQGGLPDMWLVIATVIGGSLSAGSAAAFNMYLDRDIDAHMHRTENRPLVTGEITPRGALIFSWTLAVLSTVWLWFTTNWLAATLSASAIFFYVVIYTMILKRRTEQNIIWGGIAGCFPVLIGWAAVTESLDWPAFILFLLIFLWTPPHYWPLSMKYKDDYEDVDVPMLGVTRNASQVGLQVILYAWATVACSLLLIPIAGMGLVYGVSAAVFGGWFIYESHRLYNQAVRGNEARPMRVFHASITYLTLIFVAVAVDPLLPF from the coding sequence ATGTCTGATCAGACCGTTGTGAAGAAGTCCATCGGTCGTACCGTGAAGGCCTACGTCGCCCTCACCAAACCGCGCGTCCTCGAACTGCTGCTGGTGTCCACCGTTCCGGTGATGTTCCTCGCCCAGGGCGGGCTCCCCGACATGTGGCTCGTGATCGCCACGGTGATCGGCGGCTCCCTGAGCGCCGGATCCGCCGCGGCGTTCAACATGTACCTCGATCGCGACATCGACGCGCACATGCACCGCACCGAGAACCGTCCGCTCGTGACGGGAGAGATCACTCCGCGCGGAGCGCTGATCTTCTCCTGGACACTCGCCGTGCTCTCGACCGTATGGCTGTGGTTCACGACCAACTGGCTCGCGGCCACGCTGTCGGCATCCGCCATCTTCTTCTACGTCGTGATCTACACGATGATCCTCAAGCGCCGCACGGAGCAGAACATCATCTGGGGCGGTATCGCCGGATGCTTCCCCGTGCTCATCGGCTGGGCCGCGGTCACCGAGTCGCTCGACTGGCCCGCGTTCATCCTCTTCCTCCTCATCTTCCTCTGGACGCCGCCGCACTACTGGCCCCTCTCGATGAAGTACAAGGACGACTACGAAGACGTCGACGTGCCCATGCTCGGCGTCACGCGCAACGCCTCGCAGGTCGGACTCCAGGTCATCCTCTACGCGTGGGCGACCGTCGCCTGCTCGCTGCTGCTGATCCCGATCGCCGGCATGGGCCTCGTCTACGGTGTGTCCGCCGCGGTCTTCGGCGGCTGGTTCATCTACGAATCGCACCGCCTGTACAACCAGGCGGTGAGGGGGAACGAGGCGCGGCCGATGAGGGTCTTCCACGCCTCGATCACCTACTTGACGCTGATCTTCGTGGCCGTGGCGGTCGACCCGCTGCTTCCGTTCTGA
- the tkt gene encoding transketolase: protein MSELQWDEIDRRAVDTARVLAADAVEKVGNGHPGTAMSLAPAAYLLYQRVLRHDPTDTDWLGRDRFILSVGHSSLTQYVQLYLGGFGLELDDLKALRTWGSLTPGHPEYGHTKGVEITTGPLGQGLASAVGFAYAARYERGLFDPEAQPGTSPFDHFVYVIAGDGDLQEGVTSEASSLAGHQELGNLIAIYDSNQISIEDDTNVAFTEDVAKRYEAYGWQVQIVDWKKTGEYVEDVAELNAAIDTAKGETSKPSLIILRTIIGWPSPGKQNSGKIHGSALGGDELAATKKVLGFDPEEHFVVADDVLARTRGLADRAAEARAAWQTSFDGWAAANPERKALLDRLEAKELPADIASALPVFESGKDVSTRAASGQVINALAAELPELWGGSADLAESNLTTIKDAKSFIPAEWSTHEWSGDPYGRVLHFGIREHAMGAIVNGIVLHGPTRAFGGTFLIFSDYMRPPVRLAALMNVPSIFVWTHDSVALGEDGPTHQPVEQIATLRAIPNFTLVRPADANETSAAWLEILRRHEGPAGIALTRQNIPVFERGQSDASGDVFASTDGVAKGAYVLAEAPNGTPDVIIIATGSEVQLAVDARAALADEGINVRVVSAPSLEWFDEQDEAYRESVLPKAVTARVSVEAGSVLSWRGIVGDRGRSVGIDHFGASADYKTLFEKFGITTEAVIAAARETIKENA, encoded by the coding sequence GTGTCGGAATTGCAGTGGGATGAGATCGACCGGCGCGCGGTGGACACCGCGCGCGTGCTGGCAGCGGATGCCGTGGAGAAGGTCGGGAACGGCCACCCCGGTACCGCGATGAGCCTGGCTCCGGCCGCGTATCTTCTCTACCAGCGTGTGCTGCGCCACGATCCGACCGACACCGACTGGCTCGGCCGTGACCGCTTCATCCTCTCGGTCGGACACTCGTCGCTCACCCAGTACGTGCAGCTCTACCTCGGCGGCTTCGGTCTCGAGCTCGACGACCTCAAGGCGCTGCGCACCTGGGGCTCGCTGACCCCCGGACACCCCGAGTACGGACACACCAAGGGCGTCGAGATCACGACCGGTCCGCTCGGCCAGGGTCTCGCCTCCGCCGTCGGCTTCGCCTACGCCGCACGCTACGAGCGCGGCCTGTTCGACCCCGAAGCGCAGCCGGGCACGAGCCCGTTCGACCACTTCGTCTACGTCATCGCGGGTGACGGCGACCTCCAGGAGGGCGTGACGAGCGAGGCCTCCTCCCTCGCGGGCCACCAGGAGCTCGGCAACCTCATCGCGATCTACGACTCCAACCAGATCTCGATCGAGGACGACACCAACGTCGCCTTCACCGAAGACGTGGCCAAGCGCTACGAGGCGTACGGCTGGCAGGTGCAGATCGTCGACTGGAAGAAGACCGGCGAATACGTCGAGGACGTCGCAGAGCTCAACGCAGCGATCGACACCGCCAAGGGCGAGACCTCGAAGCCGTCCCTCATCATCCTCCGCACGATCATCGGATGGCCGTCGCCCGGAAAGCAGAACTCCGGCAAGATCCATGGCTCCGCCCTCGGTGGCGACGAGCTGGCCGCGACGAAGAAGGTCCTCGGGTTCGACCCTGAGGAGCACTTCGTCGTCGCCGACGACGTTCTCGCACGCACCCGCGGACTGGCGGACCGCGCCGCCGAGGCACGCGCCGCCTGGCAGACCTCGTTCGACGGATGGGCCGCCGCGAACCCCGAGCGCAAGGCGCTCCTCGACCGCCTCGAGGCGAAGGAGCTCCCCGCGGACATCGCCTCGGCGCTCCCGGTGTTCGAGAGCGGTAAGGACGTGTCGACGCGAGCGGCGTCGGGCCAGGTCATCAACGCACTCGCCGCCGAGCTCCCCGAGCTCTGGGGCGGTTCGGCCGATCTCGCCGAGTCCAACCTCACGACGATCAAGGATGCGAAGTCCTTCATCCCGGCCGAGTGGTCGACCCATGAATGGTCGGGCGACCCCTACGGCCGCGTGCTGCACTTCGGCATCCGCGAGCACGCCATGGGCGCGATCGTGAACGGCATCGTGCTGCACGGCCCGACACGGGCCTTCGGCGGCACGTTCCTCATCTTCAGCGACTACATGCGTCCGCCGGTGCGTCTCGCCGCGCTGATGAACGTCCCGAGCATCTTCGTCTGGACGCACGACTCCGTCGCCCTGGGCGAGGACGGCCCGACCCACCAGCCGGTCGAGCAGATCGCGACGCTCCGCGCCATCCCGAACTTCACCCTGGTGCGCCCCGCCGACGCCAACGAGACCTCGGCCGCCTGGCTCGAGATCCTGCGCCGCCACGAGGGCCCGGCAGGCATCGCCCTGACCCGTCAGAACATCCCGGTGTTCGAGCGCGGCCAGAGCGACGCGTCCGGTGACGTGTTCGCGTCCACCGACGGTGTCGCCAAGGGCGCGTACGTGCTCGCCGAGGCTCCGAACGGCACGCCCGACGTGATCATCATCGCGACCGGCTCCGAGGTGCAGCTCGCCGTCGACGCCCGCGCGGCCCTGGCGGACGAGGGCATCAACGTGCGCGTCGTCTCCGCTCCCTCGCTGGAGTGGTTCGACGAGCAGGACGAGGCGTACCGCGAGTCGGTCCTGCCGAAGGCCGTCACCGCCCGCGTCTCGGTCGAGGCGGGTTCCGTCCTCAGCTGGCGCGGCATCGTGGGCGACCGCGGCCGCTCGGTCGGCATCGACCACTTCGGCGCCTCCGCCGACTACAAGACCCTGTTCGAGAAGTTCGGCATCACCACCGAGGCCGTCATCGCGGCCGCACGCGAGACCATCAAGGAGAACGCATGA
- a CDS encoding COX15/CtaA family protein, which translates to MPQPTIASSTNSPGAPSTHAVLWGRALRVFAWLSFLAQTIIIGTGGAVRLTGSGLGCSEWPLCTPESLVPIYADQGIHGIIEFGNRVMTGVVGVIALAVLLLVLARVGGRRLVFSALLFAAAGIVAAGIVFGVMSFFSLPATPFAMAALLAIVIAATVRSVRLTTDRRDLVILAWIVLIGVVAQALVGGITVLTGLNPFIVGFHYVSSLLLVCVTAAFLVRLYAVPGPRVSAVPKWFTILSHVTGLALAVTIVFGVLTTGSGPHSGDADVFRHGFDATVLAHVHSWPGYILAALVAALTISAWVLRLEPRRWLLVLVVAILVQVGVGIWQAREGLPPLLVGIHMVLASLSAAAYTVVVLHLKTPVTTED; encoded by the coding sequence ATGCCCCAGCCCACGATCGCCTCCTCCACGAACTCCCCCGGCGCGCCGTCGACGCACGCAGTCCTCTGGGGACGTGCGCTGCGGGTCTTCGCCTGGTTGTCCTTCCTCGCGCAGACGATCATCATCGGCACCGGCGGCGCCGTGCGCCTCACGGGCTCGGGGCTCGGATGCTCGGAATGGCCACTGTGCACGCCGGAGTCCCTCGTGCCGATCTATGCCGATCAGGGAATCCACGGCATCATCGAGTTCGGCAACCGCGTCATGACCGGCGTCGTCGGCGTCATCGCCCTCGCGGTGCTGCTGCTCGTGCTCGCACGCGTCGGCGGTCGTCGCCTGGTCTTCTCGGCTCTGCTGTTCGCCGCCGCCGGTATCGTCGCGGCCGGAATCGTCTTCGGAGTCATGTCGTTCTTCTCGCTGCCTGCGACGCCGTTCGCGATGGCGGCACTGCTGGCCATCGTGATCGCGGCGACCGTGAGATCCGTCAGGCTGACCACAGACAGACGCGACCTCGTGATCCTCGCCTGGATCGTCCTGATCGGCGTCGTCGCGCAGGCGCTGGTGGGCGGCATCACCGTGCTCACCGGCCTGAACCCCTTCATCGTCGGCTTCCACTACGTGTCGTCGCTGCTCCTGGTGTGCGTGACCGCAGCGTTCCTCGTGCGGCTGTACGCCGTGCCGGGACCCCGCGTGAGCGCTGTGCCGAAGTGGTTCACCATCCTGAGCCACGTCACGGGTCTCGCCCTCGCGGTCACCATCGTGTTCGGAGTGCTCACCACCGGCTCCGGCCCGCACTCGGGTGACGCCGACGTCTTCCGCCACGGCTTCGACGCGACCGTCCTCGCGCACGTGCACTCGTGGCCCGGGTACATCCTCGCCGCGCTCGTCGCCGCGCTGACGATCTCGGCCTGGGTGCTGCGTCTGGAGCCGCGTCGGTGGCTGCTCGTGCTGGTGGTCGCGATCCTCGTCCAGGTCGGCGTCGGCATCTGGCAGGCGCGCGAGGGTCTTCCGCCGCTGCTCGTCGGCATCCACATGGTCCTCGCCTCGCTGTCGGCCGCGGCCTACACGGTGGTCGTGCTGCACCTGAAGACGCCGGTCACCACAGAGGACTGA
- a CDS encoding non-heme iron oxygenase ferredoxin subunit has protein sequence MSAERVCGVSELEQDMPIRVEPSGVPITVIKDAEGVIHAIGDTCTHGEISLSEGFVEGDTVECWAHGSAFSLLTGKPGNLPAYEPVPVYIVKIDGDDVLIDPTVTKEI, from the coding sequence GTGAGCGCGGAGCGCGTGTGCGGCGTCTCGGAACTCGAGCAGGACATGCCGATCCGCGTCGAGCCGAGCGGTGTCCCGATCACCGTGATCAAGGACGCGGAGGGCGTGATCCACGCCATCGGCGACACCTGCACCCACGGCGAGATCTCGCTGTCCGAGGGCTTCGTCGAGGGCGACACGGTGGAATGCTGGGCCCACGGCTCGGCGTTCTCGCTCCTCACCGGCAAGCCCGGCAACCTCCCCGCTTATGAGCCGGTTCCCGTCTACATCGTCAAGATCGACGGTGACGACGTGCTCATCGACCCGACTGTGACGAAGGAAATCTGA
- a CDS encoding MFS transporter — MTAVTSTVSIWDRQRRWVTAGAVALIFFAAIEALAVTTVMPIVSDALDGRALYAVAFAGTLATSVIGMVAAGAWSDARGPRGALYVAVTLFIAGLILSGLASTMEQFLIGRLVQGLGTGGQTVALYVVVARLYPPQLHGRVFAAFAAAWVVPSMIGPFLAGAVAEYLDWRWAFLGVAVLTAVAFLTIAARLRGVDLGRGEPQDARSLVIRLGLAFVVAVCAVLIGISAEMAVRVGWPVAIGALVVISVALLPLLPRGTLRAGRGLPSVVLMRGVVAGAFFAAEAYIPYLLMERFGFTATWAGVALMLAALAWAGASQLQGRFGERLGNTRITLISLSLLLTALVFVLLAALGAAPALLVVVGWGFAGGGMGLLYPRLTVLMIAYSVEGDQGFNSSALSISDSTGAAVVIALAGLAVASLGGQVAAFAVVFAFCLALVLVASLPGLRLGHAAEDATR, encoded by the coding sequence ATGACCGCGGTCACCTCGACCGTCTCGATCTGGGATCGTCAGCGCCGCTGGGTCACGGCCGGCGCGGTCGCCCTGATCTTCTTCGCGGCGATCGAGGCGCTGGCGGTGACCACGGTCATGCCGATCGTCAGCGACGCCCTCGACGGTCGTGCACTGTATGCGGTCGCCTTCGCGGGGACGCTGGCGACCAGCGTCATCGGCATGGTCGCCGCCGGAGCGTGGTCGGATGCCCGCGGGCCGCGAGGCGCGCTGTACGTCGCGGTGACGCTGTTCATCGCCGGGCTGATCCTGTCGGGTCTCGCGAGCACGATGGAGCAGTTCCTGATCGGTCGTCTCGTGCAGGGGCTCGGGACGGGCGGCCAGACGGTGGCGCTCTACGTCGTCGTGGCCCGGCTCTACCCGCCGCAGCTGCACGGCAGAGTGTTCGCGGCGTTCGCCGCGGCCTGGGTGGTTCCCTCGATGATCGGTCCGTTCCTCGCGGGCGCCGTCGCGGAGTACCTCGACTGGCGCTGGGCCTTCCTCGGGGTCGCCGTGCTCACGGCCGTCGCCTTCCTGACGATCGCGGCGCGGTTGCGAGGCGTCGACCTCGGACGCGGGGAGCCTCAGGATGCCCGTTCCCTCGTCATCCGCCTCGGACTGGCGTTCGTCGTGGCGGTGTGCGCGGTCCTGATCGGCATCAGCGCAGAGATGGCCGTGCGGGTCGGCTGGCCGGTGGCCATCGGCGCGCTCGTGGTCATCTCCGTCGCGCTTCTCCCGCTGCTGCCACGAGGAACGCTGCGCGCCGGGCGAGGACTGCCCAGCGTCGTGCTCATGCGCGGTGTCGTGGCGGGGGCGTTCTTCGCCGCGGAGGCGTACATCCCCTACCTGCTGATGGAGCGCTTCGGCTTCACCGCGACGTGGGCCGGCGTCGCACTGATGCTGGCGGCCCTCGCCTGGGCCGGTGCGTCGCAGCTGCAGGGCCGCTTCGGAGAGCGTCTCGGCAACACCCGCATCACGCTCATCAGCCTCTCGCTGCTGCTCACGGCGCTGGTGTTCGTGCTCCTCGCCGCACTCGGAGCCGCGCCGGCGCTGCTGGTCGTGGTGGGTTGGGGCTTCGCGGGCGGCGGAATGGGACTTCTGTACCCGCGGCTGACGGTGCTCATGATCGCCTATTCCGTCGAGGGGGATCAGGGCTTCAATTCGTCGGCGCTGTCGATCTCCGACTCCACGGGGGCTGCGGTGGTGATCGCTCTGGCCGGTCTGGCCGTCGCGAGTCTCGGCGGCCAGGTCGCAGCATTCGCCGTGGTATTCGCGTTCTGTCTTGCGCTCGTGCTCGTGGCGTCGCTTCCCGGGCTCAGGCTCGGTCACGCCGCGGAGGACGCGACGCGCTGA
- a CDS encoding metal-sulfur cluster assembly factor, whose product MTATLTDAKYDEVTEALKDVMDPELGINVVDLGLIYDLAWDDENDALVIHMTLTSAGCPLTDVLEDQTAQALESVVDRFRINWVWMPPWGPERISDDGRDMMRALGFAI is encoded by the coding sequence ATGACAGCGACGCTCACCGACGCGAAGTACGACGAGGTCACCGAGGCTCTCAAGGACGTCATGGATCCCGAACTCGGGATCAACGTCGTCGACCTCGGACTCATCTACGATCTCGCGTGGGACGACGAGAACGACGCCCTCGTCATCCACATGACGCTGACCAGCGCTGGCTGCCCCCTCACCGACGTGCTCGAGGATCAGACTGCTCAGGCTCTGGAGAGCGTGGTGGATCGCTTCCGCATCAACTGGGTGTGGATGCCGCCGTGGGGTCCCGAGCGGATCAGTGACGACGGCCGCGACATGATGCGCGCACTCGGCTTCGCGATCTGA
- a CDS encoding MalY/PatB family protein: protein MLEVRALPLAELRARTSEKWREYPADVLPLFVAETDFPLAPTISSALRRAVDRGDTGYVASRTPLASTYSDFALRRFGWQPDPARMRSTADVSMGIVEILRRVTRPGERVVVTPPVYPPFYDLVSEASAEVERVPLRDTGSSWELDLDGIRAAFESGATAILLCNPHNPTGTVHDRDALTALAELAEEFGVSVISDEIHAPLAQPGAGFTPFLHTGAAAAAVGYAVVSASKAFNLAGLKCALMVTASDATTAVVRGLPVEVEWRTGQFGLLAAVAAFTEESDPWLDGLLRTLDANRVLLHDLLAARLPAARYRIPDAGYLAWIDLTALGWGDNPARRILKEARVALHFGPAFGEEGRGHVRLNFGTSPEILTEAVERIATLVDR, encoded by the coding sequence ATGCTCGAGGTCAGGGCTCTGCCCTTGGCGGAGCTCCGCGCGCGCACCAGCGAGAAGTGGCGGGAGTATCCCGCCGACGTGCTGCCGCTGTTCGTCGCGGAGACGGACTTCCCGCTCGCTCCGACGATCTCCTCGGCTCTGCGCCGGGCGGTCGACAGAGGGGACACCGGCTACGTCGCCTCCCGCACCCCGCTCGCGTCGACGTACAGCGACTTCGCGCTGCGGCGATTCGGCTGGCAGCCCGATCCCGCGCGAATGCGCAGCACCGCTGACGTGAGCATGGGGATCGTCGAGATCCTGCGGCGCGTGACGCGACCGGGCGAGCGCGTCGTCGTCACGCCCCCTGTCTATCCGCCGTTCTACGACCTCGTGTCCGAGGCCAGCGCCGAGGTGGAGCGGGTCCCGCTGCGCGACACCGGCTCGTCCTGGGAGCTCGATCTCGACGGCATCCGCGCGGCCTTCGAGAGCGGTGCCACCGCCATACTCCTCTGCAACCCGCACAACCCCACCGGCACCGTCCACGACCGCGACGCGCTCACGGCGCTGGCGGAGCTGGCCGAGGAGTTCGGCGTCTCGGTGATCTCGGATGAGATCCACGCGCCGCTCGCCCAGCCCGGTGCGGGCTTCACGCCGTTCCTGCACACCGGAGCCGCGGCCGCCGCCGTCGGCTATGCGGTGGTGAGTGCGAGCAAGGCGTTCAACCTGGCGGGGCTCAAGTGCGCTCTCATGGTGACCGCATCGGACGCCACGACTGCGGTCGTGCGGGGTCTGCCCGTCGAGGTCGAGTGGCGCACGGGCCAGTTCGGCCTGCTCGCCGCCGTCGCGGCTTTCACGGAGGAGAGCGACCCCTGGCTCGACGGGCTGCTGCGCACGCTCGACGCGAATCGGGTGCTTCTCCATGACCTGCTCGCCGCGCGTCTGCCCGCCGCGCGCTATCGGATCCCGGATGCCGGGTACCTGGCCTGGATCGATCTCACCGCTCTCGGATGGGGGGACAACCCCGCGCGGCGCATCCTCAAGGAGGCCAGGGTCGCCCTGCACTTCGGTCCCGCCTTCGGCGAGGAGGGTCGTGGTCACGTCCGGCTGAACTTCGGCACGAGCCCGGAGATCCTCACCGAGGCCGTCGAGCGCATCGCGACGCTCGTGGATCGATGA